The following DNA comes from Cellulophaga sp. HaHa_2_95.
GGACTAATAGACCTGCAATGATTGCAAAAATCCAAAACCAAGGAAAACTACTTTTCTTTTCAACATTAATAATGTCCTTAATGTCAAAAAGTTGTTGTGCTACAGTATCTACAGGAACAGTGTTTACATAAATGCTTACAGAATCTGTAGTAAAAAATTTTTCATTAATGATGATCTTTTGAGGCGGAAGTGTATAAGAACCAGAATCAAATTGTGTTAATGCGTATTTTTTTATTAAAGTAAGCTTCCCATTTTCTGGAATGGTATCTACAGCAAAAGACTCTACCATCTCTAGTGGAGCAAAAGACTGTGCTTCCTCGGGGAATGTGACTTGGTCTACTTTATCTACGCTCACATTTACGGTGAAGTTTATTTGCTCTCCAATTTTAATATCTTTTATATCAACTACAGAAGCAACTTTGGCGTCTGACTGTGCAAATCCAAATGCGCTTACAAAAAGTAAGCACAATAATATGTATCGTTTGTATAACGAAAAGTAAGAAATAAGTAGGGTATTATATTTTATCATTTTTATCCTCTTCGCTTAAAATAACCTAATAGTTTTTTGACATAGCTTTCATCTACACGACATGCAAGAACACCGCAACCAGATTTTGAAAATGTAGTCTGAAAATAAGTAATACGCTCTTGGTAATATTTGCCGTAATTGAGGCGTACCTTTTTAGATTGTGTGTTTACCAATTGTAACTGGCCAGTTTCTGCATCTTCCATTTGTACCATTCCAATGTTAGGGATGGTTTCTTCTCTTTCATCGTAAATGCGAATTCCGGTAACATCATGCTTTTTACCCGTAATACGTAAAGTTTGTAAGTAATCGTCTGTAATAAAATCAGAAAGAACAAAAACAATGGCTTTCTTCTTCATTACATTGGTTAAATACTTCAGAGCAACCGCTAGATCTGTCTTATTGCTTTTAGGTTTAAATTCAATAAGTTCTCTGATAATTCTCAGCACATGACTCTTTCCTTTTTTAGGAGGAATAAACAGTTCTATTTGGTCTGAGAATAATATTAATCCAACTTTATCATTGTTCTGTAAAGCAGAAAATGCAAGGGTAGCAGATATTTCTGTAATTATTTCGTTTTTAAATTGATTAGAAGAGCCAAAAAGTTCAGAACCACTCACATCTACCATAAGCATCATGGTGAGTTCTCTTTCTTCTTCAAAAACTTTGATGTAGGGTTCGTTATATCTTGCCGTAACGTTCCAGTCAATAGCACGCACATCATCACCAAATTGGTATTGACGTACTTCGCTAAATGTCATCCCTCTACCTTTAAATGTGGAGTGGTATTCCCCTCCAAAAATATGGTCAGACAGACGACGCGTCTTTATCTCGATTTTACGAACTTTTTTTAATAACTCTTTGGTATCCATTTTCCTCTCTCTACCCTCTCCCTATAAGAGAAAGGTCTTTTAAAAACTTAAATTTTTAGTATCCCTAGTAAAATACTTCCTGTCAGGAAGTATTTTAGGATGAGATTTAAGGAACCTCTATTTCATTTACAATTTTGTTAATGATGTCTACTGAAGTTATATTTTCTGCTTCCGCTTCGTAAGTAATTCCAATTCTGTGTCTTAAAACATCATGTACTACAGCTCTAACATCTTCAGGAACAACATATCCTCTTCTTTTTATGAAAGCGTAACATTTAGCAGCATTTGCTAAGTTGATACTCCCTCTTGGAGAGGCTCCAAAACTGATTAATGGTTTTAAATCTTCTAACTTATATTTTTCTGGGTAACGTGTAGCAAATATGATATCCAAGATATATTTTTCAATCTTTTCATCCATATACACTTCTCTTACCGCTTTTTGAGCGCTAAGAATTTGTGCTGTAGTTACTACAGCATTTACCGTTTCATAACTTCCTGTTAGATTTTGACGCATAATTAATTGCTCCTCATTCATTTTAGGATAATCAATTACTGTTTTCAACATAAAACGGTCAACTTGAGCTTCTGGTAACGGGTAAGTTCCTTCTTGCTCTACTGGGTTTTGTGTTGCCATTACTAAAAATGGTTTGTCTAATATAAAAGTTTGATCACCAATGGTCACCTGCTTTTCTTGCATCGCTTCTAAAAGAGCCGATTGCACTTTTGCAGGTGCACGGTTAATTTCATCTGCTAAAACAAAGTTGGCGAAAATAGGACCTTTTTTAATAGAAAAATCATTGTCTTTCATATTAAAAATCATAGTACCAACAACATCTGCAGGTAGTAAATCTGGTGTAAACTGTATTCTACTAAAACTACCTTTTACTGCTTTCGCTAAGGTGTTAATCGCTAAAGTTTTTGCTAATCCAGGAACACCTTCTAGTAAAATGTGTCCTTGGCCTAAAAGCCCAATTAGTAATCTTTCAACCATATACTTTTGACCAACAATAACCTTGTTCATCTCCAGCATTAATAAATCTATAAAAGCACTTTCTTGCGCAATTTTCTCGTTGATAGCACTAATATCGATTGAAGTATTTTCTTCCATATGCATTATATATTTGGACAAGCTAATAAATAGATACGCAAATTGAAAATTTATTTAGATATCCGCTGTTAACAATTGGTTAAAAATTAACAAAAGCCCTAAGTTTTATGAAGGCTTTAAGGTATTTATTTTTTAATTTCACATTCTGATGGGAAATAATACAAATTATTCGAAAATTATAGCAGGAACCATGACTTGGGGAAGTTGGGGAAAACAATTTTCTACGGAAGAAATGGTGGTATTAATGGAGCAATGTTTGGTGCTAGGAATAACAACATTCGATCACGCAGATATTTATGGGGATTATGGAACGGAAGCAGCTTTTGGAAAAGCATTTAAAGCGAGTACTTTGGATAGGTCTAAAGTGCAATTTATAAGTAAGTGCGGAATTCAGATGACCTCTGGTAGGGAAAATGATGTGAAGCATTATCAATACGATAAAGATTATATTATTTCATCTACAGAAGCATCCTTAAAAAAGCTCAATACAGACTATTTAGATATGTTATTGTTGCACAGGCCAAGTCCACTTTTGCAACCGGAGGAGGTTGCAGAAGCTATATTGAGTCTTAAAGATTCAGGAAAAATTAAAAAATTTGGTGTTTCCAATTTTACACCTTCTCAAATAGGCTTGCTAGAATCAGAAATAACCGTGTCTGCAAATCAAATAGAATTCTCTTTGACTCAGAATGATGTTATGGAAAACGGTACACTAGATGATTGTATGTTGCATAAACGCATGACCATGTGTTGGAGTCCTTTAGGGAGTTATTTCAGGGCGCACAGTGCAAAATCAGAACGTATAGCCTTGGTGCTTAAAACACTTATGGAAAAATATAATGCATCAGAGAGCCAGCTACTCTTAGCGTGGTTGTTAAAACATCCAGCATCAGTTTTTCCTGTAGTCGGCACTACGAATTTTGATCGCTTGTCTGAATCTGTAGCTGCTGTAGAAATAAATTTAGAATTACAAGATTGGTTTTTACTATTAGAAGCAAGTCAAGGAAAGGAAGTCGCATAATTAATTTTTAAAAATAAGCATGAATAAAACAGTTTTAATTACCGGAGCAACTAGTGGAATAGGAAAATCTACAGCTATTTTATTCGCTGCAAATAAATTTAATTTAGTGTTGTGTGGTAGAAGGCAAGAGCGCTTAGATGCCTTGCAGCAAGAGTTAAGTAAAGAAACAAAAGTACATACTTTAAATTTTGATGTGAGGGATAAAGTAGGGGTTTTTGCCGCAATACAATCCTTGCCATTAGATTTTGCTGATATTGATATCCTTATCAATAATGCAGGGAATGCTCATGGTTTAGATACGATTGATGATGGAGATACAGAGGATTGGGATGCAATGTTGGATATTAATGTAAAAGGATTACTCTATGTATCTAAGGCTGTTATTCCTAAGATGACCGCTAGGAAATCTGGACATATAATTAATATAGGTTCTACAGCAGGCAAAGAAGTGTACCCTAAAGGCAATGTGTATTGTGGTAGTAAACATGCTGTTGATGCCATCACTAAGGGAATGTTGATAGACTTAAATCCTTACGGGATTAGGGTAGGTGCTGTTAATCCTGGTTTGGTAGAAACAGAATTTAGTAAGGTTAGGTTCAAGGGCGATGAAGATAAAGCAGAAAACGTCTACAAAGGATTTCAAGCTTTAAAACCAGAAGACATTGCAGATATTATTCACTTTGTAGTCACCAGGCCTTACCATGTAAATATTGCCGACTTAATTGTGATGCCAACAGCTCAGGCGAGCTCAACAATTGTAAATAAAAATTTATGATTAATAAACGCTTACTTGTTAAAAACCTTCTTGCGCACAATGACGAGAATAGTTTTTACGATAAAAAGCGTTTTATAAGTATTGGAGAGCGCGAGGGAAAAGCTAAGTTTTTAAAACATGTTTGTGCCCTTGCAAACAGCAATCCTAAAAATAATTCTTTTATAGTCATAGGGGTAGAAGATGAGGATAATAAAATTGTAGGGGTAGATTTCTTTGATGACAGCAAAATTCAAAACCTGGTCAATGCCTATTTAGATCAGCCACCATTAATTTCTTATGAAAATATCCCTTTTCCTAATTTGCCAGAAGGAAAAGTAGTTGGTTTGGTGACCATCAAGTCTGCGGGTAAAGTTTGTTCACTCCGTAAAAATATCTGGAAATATTATGGAGGATCTGTGTTTTTTAGAGAGGGGAGCATAAGCTTGCCAAAGGCTTATGGTATTGAATTAAAAGATATGAATTCTGAGGCTGTTGCTACCATAGAGTTACATGCAAGAAATAATATCGAATTAACTTTAGATGGTGTTATAGATTTTATAAACCATCGTCATAAGGATTTGAGTAGTAGCTATAAAGTTTTTAAAGAACAATTTGTAGTTTGCTGGGCGGGTAATAAAAAGAAGGTAGCAAATGAAACCTATTATTCGCGTGTAGATATTGAGCTTATAAATGAGCAGGTAAAACTTTTTTATTCTGCCTTAGATGAAATTACCATACATTATGATGAGGATTCTTTCAATACGGTAGAGTATGTTCAATTGGGCTTAGGAGAACAACAAAAGTATTATCCTTTAGAAAAGGTGAAAATTACCTTTCATGAGAATGGCACTTATACCATCCAAAGCCAATTGGTTTTTGAGGCTCCGCAGTATGATAAAAAAGTGTTACATCATATTTATAATTCTAATGGTGTATTATTACAGAAGTTAGAGAAAAATATGGCGTTATCACGATCAGAAAGTAAGGATCTAGAATTATTACCTGCGACCTATCTAATTTGTTTCTTAAACGGATTTGAAGAAGCAAAATATTTCATGGAAAGCGCAAGGCCGCTTCTGAAAAAAATAAATGGTAAGGTGTACCAATCTTTAAAAGAATCTTTGCGAATAATGAGAAAAGTAAAATATAATTAATAATTACATCTATTGGTGCTTTTTAAGGAATTAGGTATCTTGATAAAAAATAAATAAACACAAACCGAAATGGGACTATTTGACGAAATAAAGAAAAAACTGAGTCACGAATTTATAGATATTATAGAGTGGCTTGATACTTCAGATGATACTATCGTACATAGATTTGAAAGATACCAAAATGAAATAAAGAATCAGGCAAAATTAATTGTTCGTGAGGGCCAAGTAGCGGTATTCATTAATGAAGGGCAATTAGCAGATGTTTTTAAACCAGGTACGTATACTTTAGATACTCAGAATTTACCAATTCTTACTACTTTAAAAGGATGGAAATATGGGTTTGATAGTCCGTTTAAAGCAGAAGTATACTTTGTAAACACACATTTGTTTACGGATGAAAAGTGGGGCACAAAAAATGCGATTATTTTAAATGATGATCGTTTTGGATTGACTGAAATTAGAGCTTTTGGTACATACAGCTTCCGCATACAAGATGCAGGGAAATTTGTGGTAGATGTGGTAGGTACGGATGGTAATTTTACCAATTATGAAGTCAATGAGCATTTAAAAAGCCTAATTGTTACGCGTTTTACAGATACTGTAGGAGAAGCTAATTTACCTATAGAATTGTACGCTGCAAATACATCAGAATTGTCTGAGACTTGCCAGGAGGTTATGCAGCCAGAATTTGGCCGTGTCGGTATTTTATTAGAAAAATTTTATATCGAGAACGTTTCTATGCCCGAAGAGCTTAAAAAAGAAATCTTTGAATATTCTAGACTAGATAAACTAGATATGGGCAAGCTTACGCAGTTCAAGACGGCAAAAGCTATAGAGGAAGCTGCTAAAAATGAAGGTGGTACCGCTGGTGCAGGAATGGGCATGGGTATGGGCTTTGCTTTAGCACAACAAATGGGTGGAATGATGAATCCGCAAATGGCACAACAGAATAATCCTAATATGCAGCAAGCAGCTGTTCCACCACCTATGCCAGTGCAGGTACTATATCATTATGCTATAAATGGTACGCAGATGGGACCTGTTCCTTTTGAGAAATTAAAAGAGCTTTTTGCAAATAGAACGGTAAATAAAGATACTTTAGTTTGGAAACAAGGAATGGCCAACTGGTCTGCTTTGCATGAAATAGAGGAGCTTAAATCGTTTTTAGGAGGTAATACACCACCACCGCTCCCTATCTCATAATCCTATTTAAATAAAAATAAATGTTGGTGTGCCATAAATCCAATGTACAGTTTAATGGTAATTCATGGAAGAAACATTTTTAAGTGAACATAAGAAATCATGTGCTAGCTGTGGTGCGGAGCTTAAATTTAAACCAGGTTCTGATCAGCTAAAATGTGAATATTGTGGTTATGAAGAATTTATAGAGCAAGCAAAAAGTAGCTTTGAAGAGCTAGAGCTTCAGCATTATCTAAAAGTAGTTGGAGACAATGCGTATACAGAAACGATAGAGTTACTTCATTGTAAAAACTGTGGTGCTAATCAGCATGTAGAGGAGAATTATAAATCTTTAGATTGCGTGTATTGCGGGGATCCTTTGATTCGGGAAGATGTTGTAAAAGAAGGGTGGATTTTACCCGGGGCATTAGTGCCTTTTCAGATTGACGCTAAAAAAGCAAAAGCGACTTTTAAAACGTGGGTTAGTGGCCTTTGGTTTGCTCCAAATAAATTAAAAAAAGCGGCCTTAGATGCAGAAGGCTTACATGGTCTATATGTGCCCCATTGGACTTTTGACGCTAATTTGTATGCTACCTATAAAGGGCAAAGAGGGGACTATTACTATGAAACACAACGCTACAAAACAAAAAGCGGAACACAAACCAGGCAAGTACGTAAAACGCGATGGTCAAGCGCATCTGGTTCTGTAAATGGTTTTGTGGATGATATTTTAATAAATGCTTCTCAAAAAAAGAGAAGAGATATTCCTGCCAAAATTGCGCATTGGAACTTAAAGGAATTAGTAGGGTTTAATTCAAAATATTTGTCTGGTTTTGTAACCGAAAAATATACCATTTCGTTAAAAGAAGGGCACCATCAATCTTTTCAGGAAGCAAAAAATATTGCCTATAGTTGGATTCGTGGAGATATAGGCGGAGATACACAAAGGGTAGATCATGCAGATATTAAACTGTCTGATGAAACCTTTAAACATATTTTAGTCCCTGTTTATATAAGCTCATACAGCTACAATGGTAAAGAATATCAATTTTATGTCAACGGGCAAACAGGTGCCATTAGTGGCGTGAGGCCTTATTCTTTTTGGAAAATATTTTTTTTAGTAGTTTTTATCATCATTATTATAGCAGTTATTGCGATTTTTACACAATCATGAGAGTATTAGCCATAGGAGATATCCATTCAGGATTAAAAGCATTAGAGCAAGTTTTAGCAAAAGCAGAAGTAACCACGGAAGATCAATTGATTTTTTTGGGGGACTATGTGGATGGTTGGAGCCAAGCTACAGAAACCATAAGTTACTTGATAGGCTTAAAGAAAACACATAATTGTATTTTTATCCGGGGCAACCATGATGAATTGTGTAAATCTTGGTTAACAGAAGGAAAGGATAATCCTACGTGGTACCAACATGGTGGTGAGGCTACCGCAAATTCTTATGCAAAATTAGACAAGCGGTCTAAAGAATTGCATATTGATTTTTTTAATACATTGGAAGATTATCATTTGGATGAAGATAAACGTTTGTTTCTTCACGCAGGATTCACTAACTTAAAGGGAGTGGATTTTGAATATTTTTCAAAAACTTTTTACTGGGATAGAACATTGTGGGAATTGGTACTTTCGTTAAATCCCAATTTAACGCCAGATCATGAGTATTATCCCCAAAGGTTATCTCACTATTCAGAAATTTTCATTGGGCATACACCGGTAACTAGAATTGGTAAAACTACGCCACAGAACGCAGCGAATGTCTGGAATGTAGATACGGGAGCGGCATTTAAAGGACCTCTTTCTGTTATTGATATTGAAACAAAACAAGTATGGCAAAGTGATCCTGTTTATACATTTTACCCCGATGAAAAAGGGAGAAATTGATTGCTTAAAATATAAAAAGATTATAACCTAATTATAAGTATTATTACGAACTTTGAAAAAAACAGAATATGTCAGCACAAAATATTAGAATAGAAGTAATGCGGGCAATTGAGGAGAAAGTAAATGGTTTTATTGATCAGTACTTAATCCCAATTCAAGACATTTGGCAACCAACAGATTTTTTGCCAGATCCGCAAAGCGATGGATTTCTTGATGCTGTGAAGCAAATACAAGAAGAGTCTAAAGAGCTAGGATACGACTTTTGGGTTACCATGGTTGCAGATACCGTTACAGAAGAAGCATTACCAACCTATGAATCTTGGTTGATGGATGTTGAAGGTGTGGATCAGCATGGTGAAAACAAAAATGGCTGGTCTAAATGGGTGCGCCACTGGACTGCGGAAGAAAACCGCCATGGAGATGTTTTAAACAAATATTTATACCTATCTGGGAGAGTTAATATGCGTGAAGTAGAGATTACTACACAGCATTTAATTGCGGATGGTTTTGATATAGGTACCGATAGAGATCCTTATAAAAACTTTATATATACTTCCTTTCAAGAGTTAGCTACCAATATTTCGCATAAGCGTGTGGGGCAGATGGCTAAGAAGAAGGGTAATGTTTTATTAGGTAAAATGTGTACGATCATTGCGGGAGATGAGATGCGTCATCACTTGGCTTATAGAGAATTCGTGAAATCTATATTTGAGCACGACCCAAATCAAATGATGTTGGCTTTTGCCGATATGATGAAAAAGAAAATTGTGATGCCTGCGCACTTTTTACGCGAGTCTGGTGGTACAATTGGTTCTGCATTTGAGAATTTTTCTAATTGTGCACAACGTTTAGGAGTGTATACGGCATTAGATTACATTGATATTCTTAAGAAATTAAATGCTTACTGGGAGCTGGGTAATATCCGTGCTTTAAATGATGATGGTGAGCGTGCTAGAGATTATTTAATGAAATTACCGGATAGACTGGAGCGTATAGCAACGAGAATGAAATTTCCCGAAGATCAGTACCACTTTAAGTGGGTTGATGCTAACGGAAGGTTATAAAAGCAATAAAGGCGATATTTTAATATCGCCTTTATTATTTAAAGTAGTTTGTATAGAATTACAACTTACCATGCTTATGTTCGTCTTGCCATTTGGTTAATTCAGTCCATTTACCTTCATAACACATTTTTGCCTGCATGGGCCATGAGGCAGGATCATGAATCTTGTACCTATTACCTCCGCCATCAAGAACTTTCTGACAATCAGCAACAGATGCATCAGAAAGAGCTTTCCATGTTTTTATGCCACTTTCTTTAAACATAGATTCAATTTTTGGCCCAATTCCTTCTACTAATTTTAAGTCGTCTTGTTTAATCGTTTTGCCAAATGCTGCTTTCGCTGCCGCGGCATCAAACGCAATTGCAGGTGCCACAGGAGTTACTGGGGTTATGGGGGCAACGGCGGCAGGTGGTTCAGGTGCTGCAAAGTTGGAAACAGGAGCAGGGGTTACCGGTTTTGCATTTAATTTCTGCTGACAGGCATATAAATCTGCTTTTAGGCGTGCATTTTTTTCTTCACACATGTTCAAATCTGCAGAATTATCAATGGTAGTATTCCCAGATTTTCCTAGAAGATAACCTAAGATTGCACAAATAATTCCGACTAAAGCTGGGATAATCCAACACCAAATATTTAAGTTTTCAAAATTCATTTTAATATGTATTTATTGTTTAGGTGATTATTTAGTTTAAGGTGATGACTGTTCTTCTGTTTTGACTGCGACCTTCTTCAGTATCATTGGTAGCAATTGGAGTGTCTGGCCCTTTTGAGGTAGCTATGATTTTTGAAGCTTCAATACCATTGTCGCTGAGATATTGCTTTGCGAAGTCTGCGCGCTCTTGTCCTAAGCCAATATTGGTAATTCTATTTCCTTGGCTGTCGGTATGACCAACAACACTGCAATTGGCTCCTGCTACCTTATCGAGATATTTAGAAATGTTCGCAATTTTTTGGCGTTCATCAGCGCTAAGATTTATAGAGGCTTCACCAGTATTAAAGTAAAGTACTAACGGGTCTGCTTTAATCTTGTCATAAAGTGCTTTCATTTCGTCTTCTAGGTCTTCGTGCTCATTTGAGAAAGCGTAGCTTACAGGGCCTAGAAATACGTTTTCAGAAGAGCTTATCATGTCTTCTTTCAGTGCTCCTAAAATATTTAAGGAAGATGAGGGTATCCCTTGTGCAACCAAATGATTTTTAATAGCATTTGCTCTAGCGATACCTAGATTTGGAAAAGCAGATTTATTGGCTTCATCGCTAGTATAAAAGCCTGTAATGTCAAATACTTTACGTCCATTTTCTCCTAAATGAGATTTAATTCCGCCAATACCTTCCGTTACTTTTGCTGATAAAGGCATTAAAATGGAAGAGGAAGATCTGTTGAAATTAAAATTATCGTTGGTGTCATAAGAAAAAGACCCATCTGAAAATTTGAAAGGATATGCCGTTGTTTCTGGCAGGCTTTCTTCTACAACTTTGGTTT
Coding sequences within:
- a CDS encoding DUF58 domain-containing protein produces the protein MDTKELLKKVRKIEIKTRRLSDHIFGGEYHSTFKGRGMTFSEVRQYQFGDDVRAIDWNVTARYNEPYIKVFEEERELTMMLMVDVSGSELFGSSNQFKNEIITEISATLAFSALQNNDKVGLILFSDQIELFIPPKKGKSHVLRIIRELIEFKPKSNKTDLAVALKYLTNVMKKKAIVFVLSDFITDDYLQTLRITGKKHDVTGIRIYDEREETIPNIGMVQMEDAETGQLQLVNTQSKKVRLNYGKYYQERITYFQTTFSKSGCGVLACRVDESYVKKLLGYFKRRG
- a CDS encoding MoxR family ATPase, whose translation is MEENTSIDISAINEKIAQESAFIDLLMLEMNKVIVGQKYMVERLLIGLLGQGHILLEGVPGLAKTLAINTLAKAVKGSFSRIQFTPDLLPADVVGTMIFNMKDNDFSIKKGPIFANFVLADEINRAPAKVQSALLEAMQEKQVTIGDQTFILDKPFLVMATQNPVEQEGTYPLPEAQVDRFMLKTVIDYPKMNEEQLIMRQNLTGSYETVNAVVTTAQILSAQKAVREVYMDEKIEKYILDIIFATRYPEKYKLEDLKPLISFGASPRGSINLANAAKCYAFIKRRGYVVPEDVRAVVHDVLRHRIGITYEAEAENITSVDIINKIVNEIEVP
- a CDS encoding aldo/keto reductase family oxidoreductase, which translates into the protein MGNNTNYSKIIAGTMTWGSWGKQFSTEEMVVLMEQCLVLGITTFDHADIYGDYGTEAAFGKAFKASTLDRSKVQFISKCGIQMTSGRENDVKHYQYDKDYIISSTEASLKKLNTDYLDMLLLHRPSPLLQPEEVAEAILSLKDSGKIKKFGVSNFTPSQIGLLESEITVSANQIEFSLTQNDVMENGTLDDCMLHKRMTMCWSPLGSYFRAHSAKSERIALVLKTLMEKYNASESQLLLAWLLKHPASVFPVVGTTNFDRLSESVAAVEINLELQDWFLLLEASQGKEVA
- a CDS encoding SDR family NAD(P)-dependent oxidoreductase, with protein sequence MNKTVLITGATSGIGKSTAILFAANKFNLVLCGRRQERLDALQQELSKETKVHTLNFDVRDKVGVFAAIQSLPLDFADIDILINNAGNAHGLDTIDDGDTEDWDAMLDINVKGLLYVSKAVIPKMTARKSGHIINIGSTAGKEVYPKGNVYCGSKHAVDAITKGMLIDLNPYGIRVGAVNPGLVETEFSKVRFKGDEDKAENVYKGFQALKPEDIADIIHFVVTRPYHVNIADLIVMPTAQASSTIVNKNL
- a CDS encoding ATP-binding protein → MINKRLLVKNLLAHNDENSFYDKKRFISIGEREGKAKFLKHVCALANSNPKNNSFIVIGVEDEDNKIVGVDFFDDSKIQNLVNAYLDQPPLISYENIPFPNLPEGKVVGLVTIKSAGKVCSLRKNIWKYYGGSVFFREGSISLPKAYGIELKDMNSEAVATIELHARNNIELTLDGVIDFINHRHKDLSSSYKVFKEQFVVCWAGNKKKVANETYYSRVDIELINEQVKLFYSALDEITIHYDEDSFNTVEYVQLGLGEQQKYYPLEKVKITFHENGTYTIQSQLVFEAPQYDKKVLHHIYNSNGVLLQKLEKNMALSRSESKDLELLPATYLICFLNGFEEAKYFMESARPLLKKINGKVYQSLKESLRIMRKVKYN
- a CDS encoding SPFH domain-containing protein, which encodes MGLFDEIKKKLSHEFIDIIEWLDTSDDTIVHRFERYQNEIKNQAKLIVREGQVAVFINEGQLADVFKPGTYTLDTQNLPILTTLKGWKYGFDSPFKAEVYFVNTHLFTDEKWGTKNAIILNDDRFGLTEIRAFGTYSFRIQDAGKFVVDVVGTDGNFTNYEVNEHLKSLIVTRFTDTVGEANLPIELYAANTSELSETCQEVMQPEFGRVGILLEKFYIENVSMPEELKKEIFEYSRLDKLDMGKLTQFKTAKAIEEAAKNEGGTAGAGMGMGMGFALAQQMGGMMNPQMAQQNNPNMQQAAVPPPMPVQVLYHYAINGTQMGPVPFEKLKELFANRTVNKDTLVWKQGMANWSALHEIEELKSFLGGNTPPPLPIS
- a CDS encoding DNA helicase PriA, producing the protein MEETFLSEHKKSCASCGAELKFKPGSDQLKCEYCGYEEFIEQAKSSFEELELQHYLKVVGDNAYTETIELLHCKNCGANQHVEENYKSLDCVYCGDPLIREDVVKEGWILPGALVPFQIDAKKAKATFKTWVSGLWFAPNKLKKAALDAEGLHGLYVPHWTFDANLYATYKGQRGDYYYETQRYKTKSGTQTRQVRKTRWSSASGSVNGFVDDILINASQKKRRDIPAKIAHWNLKELVGFNSKYLSGFVTEKYTISLKEGHHQSFQEAKNIAYSWIRGDIGGDTQRVDHADIKLSDETFKHILVPVYISSYSYNGKEYQFYVNGQTGAISGVRPYSFWKIFFLVVFIIIIIAVIAIFTQS
- a CDS encoding metallophosphoesterase family protein, which produces MRVLAIGDIHSGLKALEQVLAKAEVTTEDQLIFLGDYVDGWSQATETISYLIGLKKTHNCIFIRGNHDELCKSWLTEGKDNPTWYQHGGEATANSYAKLDKRSKELHIDFFNTLEDYHLDEDKRLFLHAGFTNLKGVDFEYFSKTFYWDRTLWELVLSLNPNLTPDHEYYPQRLSHYSEIFIGHTPVTRIGKTTPQNAANVWNVDTGAAFKGPLSVIDIETKQVWQSDPVYTFYPDEKGRN
- a CDS encoding acyl-ACP desaturase, which gives rise to MSAQNIRIEVMRAIEEKVNGFIDQYLIPIQDIWQPTDFLPDPQSDGFLDAVKQIQEESKELGYDFWVTMVADTVTEEALPTYESWLMDVEGVDQHGENKNGWSKWVRHWTAEENRHGDVLNKYLYLSGRVNMREVEITTQHLIADGFDIGTDRDPYKNFIYTSFQELATNISHKRVGQMAKKKGNVLLGKMCTIIAGDEMRHHLAYREFVKSIFEHDPNQMMLAFADMMKKKIVMPAHFLRESGGTIGSAFENFSNCAQRLGVYTALDYIDILKKLNAYWELGNIRALNDDGERARDYLMKLPDRLERIATRMKFPEDQYHFKWVDANGRL
- a CDS encoding OmpA family protein, whose product is MTKKTLYLLGIIITILLGTYFFMTCCSCCEETTEITETKVVEESLPETTAYPFKFSDGSFSYDTNDNFNFNRSSSSILMPLSAKVTEGIGGIKSHLGENGRKVFDITGFYTSDEANKSAFPNLGIARANAIKNHLVAQGIPSSSLNILGALKEDMISSSENVFLGPVSYAFSNEHEDLEDEMKALYDKIKADPLVLYFNTGEASINLSADERQKIANISKYLDKVAGANCSVVGHTDSQGNRITNIGLGQERADFAKQYLSDNGIEASKIIATSKGPDTPIATNDTEEGRSQNRRTVITLN